The following proteins are encoded in a genomic region of Drosophila suzukii chromosome 4, CBGP_Dsuzu_IsoJpt1.0, whole genome shotgun sequence:
- the LOC108020349 gene encoding glutamate receptor ionotropic, kainate 2 isoform X4 has product MKKIMILQLQMNDHRYHYMFTTFDLETYDLEDFRYNSVNITAFRLVDVNSKRYLEVIDQMQKLQHNGLQSINGIPYIQTESALMFDSVYAFASGLHFLNLDSRPNFSVKNLSCTSDQTWDDGISLYNQINAAITDGLTGNIHFVEGRRDKFKLDILKLKQEKIQKVGYWQPEGGVNISDPTAFYDSNIANITLVVMTRQERPYVMVKEDTNLTGNIRFEGFCIDLLKAIAQQVGFQYKIELVPDNMYGVYIPETNSWNGIVQELMERRADLAVASMTINYARESVIDFTKPFMNLGIGILFKVPTSQPTRLFSFMNPLAIEIWLYVLAAYILVSFALFVMARFSPYEWKNPHPCYKETDIVENQFSISNSFWFITGTFLRQGSGLNPKISDRAQTKFFSFLSPLAFEIWFYIAFGYVFVSICIWIVARLSPIEWVNSKPPCSMACDHILREIQKENCYDEQLELTHKKRLSEHDEEVYLNSAHKISKPNDYVERDDTLCGHGTLPLPLSNEADEDVPDENTVDLVRIQNNFTLKNSFWFAIGALMQQGSDLYPRATSTRIVGGCWFFFCLIIISSYTANLAAFLTVERMISPIESASDLAEQTEISYGTLEGGSTMTFFRDSKIGIYQKMWRYMENRKAAVFVKTYEDGIKRVMEGSYAFLMESTMLDYAVQRDCNLTQIGGLLDSKGYGIATPKGSPWRDKISLAILELQEKGIIQILYDKWWKNTGDVCNRDDKSKESKANALGVENIGGVFVVLLCGLALAVVVAIFEFCWNSRKNLNTENQSLCSEMAQELRFAMHCHGSKSKHRPRKRNCLKCSSGPTYVPSNMSMPNVGVHYNYFN; this is encoded by the exons ATGAAGAAGATTATG attttacaACTGCAAATGAATGATCACCGATACCACTATATGTTTACAACATTC GACTTGGAAACGTATGATTTAGAGGATTTTAGATATAACAGCGTAAATATAACTGCATTTCGATTGGTCGATGTTAATAGCAAAAGATATCTAGAAGTTATAGATCAAATGCAGAAATTACAACACAACGGATTACAAAGTATAAATGGAATTCCTTACATACag ACAGAGTCCGCTTTAATGTTTGATTCGGTATACGCTTTTGCCTCTGGGTtacactttttaaatttagataGTCGTCCGAATTTTTCTGTCAAAAACCTCTCTTGCACCTCCGACCAAACCTGGGATGATGGAATTTCATTGTATAACCAAATAAATGCT GCTATTACAGACGGGCTAACTGGAAATATACATTTTGTGGAAGGTCGCCGGGACAAATTTAAACTTGATATTCTAAAATTGAAGCaagaaaaaattcaaaaggttggaTACTGGCAGCCCGAGGGCGGTGTTAACATCTCGGACCCAACGGCTTTCTACGATTCCAATATCGCAAATATAACATTGGTCGTTATGACAAGACAG gaGCGCCCATATGTTATGGTTAAAGAAGATACAAATCTTACCGGAAATATAAGGTTTGAAGGGTTTTGTATTGATCTTCTTAAAGCGATCGCTCAACAAGTTGGATTTCAATACAAAATTGAATTAGTTCCCGATAATATGTATGGAGTTTACATACCAGAGACTAATTCATGGAATGGAATTGTGCAAGAGTTAATGGAACGG CGTGCTGATCTTGCTGTAGCCTCAATGACAATTAACTATGCTCGGGAGAGTGTTATTGACTTTACAAAACCATTTATGAATTTGGGCATTGGTATACTTTTTAAG GTACCAACAAGTCAACCCACACGACTGTTCTCCTTTATGAATCCTTTGGCAATCGAGATATGGCTTTATGTGCTAGCTGCTTATATATTAGTATCTTTCGCGCTCTTTGTGATGGCTCGATTTTCTCCATATGAGTGGAAAAACCCCCACCCATGCTACAAGGAAACGGATATAGTGGAAAATCAGTTTTCCATATCAAACAGTTTTTGGTTTATAACAGGAACATTCCTACGCCAAGGATCTGGACTTAATCCAAAG ATTTCAGATCGAGCTCAAACGAAATTTTTTTCGTTTCTTTCTCCTCTTGCTTTTGAAATTTGGTTTTATATTGCATTTGGATATGTTTTTGTATCAATCTGCATATGGATTGTCGCTCGATTATCACCGATAGAATGGGTTAATTCAAAGCCACCATGTTCTATGGCTTGTGACCATATACTGCGCGAAATTCAAAAAGAAAATTGCTACGATGAACAATTGGAATTAACACACAAAAAAAGATTGTCAGAACATGATGAAGAAGTATATTTAAATTCAGCACACAAAATAAGTAAACCCAATGATTATGTTGAACGTGATGATACTTTATGTGGACATGGAACATTACCGTTACCACTATCTAATGAAGCTGATGAAGATGTCCCGGATGAAAATACAGTGGATTTAGTTCGAATACAAAACAATTTCACcttaaaaaatagtttttggtTTGCCATTGGCGCTCTTATGCAACAAGGCTCTGACTTATATCCTAGG GCTACCTCGACTCGTATTGTTGGTGGATGCTGGTTCTTTTTTTGCCTTATAATTATATCCTCGTACACTGCCAACTTAGCTGCATTTTTAACTGTTGAACGGATGATTTCGCCTATAGAAAGCGCTTCTGACTTGGCAGAGCAAACAGAAATATCATATGGAACTTTGGAAGGTGGATCTACAATGACATTTTTTAGG gatTCTAAAATTGGTATATATCAAAAAATGTGGCGTTATATGGAAAATCGGAAAGCCGCTGTATTTGTTAAAACGTACGAAGATGGAATTAAGCGTGTAATGGAAGGAAGCTACGCATTTTTAATGGAATCCACCATGCTGGACTATGCAGTTCAACGTGATTGTAATCTAACCCAAATAGGTGGCTTGTTGGATTCCAAGGGTTACGGCATCGCCACACCCAAAGGATCTCCTTGGAGAGATAAAATTTCACTTGCCATTTTGGAGCTACAAGAAAAAGGTATTATTCAAATATTATATGATAAATGGTGGAAAAATACGGGTGACGTTTGCAACAGAGATGATAAGAGCAAGGAGTCCAAGGCCAATGCACTGGGAGTAGAAAATATTG GTGGAGTATTTGTTGTTCTTCTCTGTGGACTTGCTCTTGCCGTTGTCGTGGCTATATTTGAGTTTTGCTGGAACTCcagaaaaaatttaaataccGAAAATCAATCTCTGTGCTCAGAAATGGCACAAGAACTTCGTTTTGCAATGCACTGCCACGGATCAAAATCAAAGCATAGACCACGAAAACGGAATTGCTTAAAATGCTCATCTGGACCAACATACGTTCCGAGTAATATGAGTATGCCAAATGTCGGCGTTCactataattattttaattaa
- the LOC108020349 gene encoding glutamate receptor ionotropic, kainate 2 isoform X7 — protein MIRKKRDTIVKKNIIDRSTLNRICFSYMIFSMLLIANALPPVIRVGAIFTEDERESSIESAFKYAIYRINKEKNLLPNTQLVYDIEYVPRDDSFRTTKKVCRQLEAGVQAIFGPTDALLAGHVQSICEAYDIPHIEVRIDLEYSSKEFSINLYPSHTLLTLAYRDIMMYLNWTKVAIIYEEDYGLFNLMHSSTETKAEMYIRQASPDSYRQVLRAIRQKEIYKIIVDTNPSNIKTFFRSILQLQMNDHRYHYMFTTFDLETYDLEDFRYNSVNITAFRLVDVNSKRYLEVIDQMQKLQHNGLQSINGIPYIQTESALMFDSVYAFASGLHFLNLDSRPNFSVKNLSCTSDQTWDDGISLYNQINAAITDGLTGNIHFVEGRRDKFKLDILKLKQEKIQKVGYWQPEGGVNISDPTAFYDSNIANITLVVMTRQATSTRIVGGCWFFFCLIIISSYTANLAAFLTVERMISPIESASDLAEQTEISYGTLEGGSTMTFFRDSKIGIYQKMWRYMENRKAAVFVKTYEDGIKRVMEGSYAFLMESTMLDYAVQRDCNLTQIGGLLDSKGYGIATPKGSPWRDKISLAILELQEKGIIQILYDKWWKNTGDVCNRDDKSKESKANALGVENIGGVFVVLLCGLALAVVVAIFEFCWNSRKNLNTENQSLCSEMAQELRFAMHCHGSKSKHRPRKRNCLKCSSGPTYVPSNMSMPNVGVHYNYFN, from the exons ATG ATACGAAAAAAACGGGATACTATAGTAAAGAAAAACATAATAGACCGAAGCACCCTTAACAGGATATGTTTCTCATACATGATATTTTCAATGCTTTTAATTGCGAACGCCCTCCCTCCCGTGATACGCGTAG GTGCCATATTTACCGAAGATGAACGTGAAAGCAGTATCGAATCGGCGTTTAAATACGCCATTTACCGGATCAACAAGGAAAAAAACCTTCTGCCCAATACACAACTTGTATACGATATTGAGTATGTGCCCCGAGATGACTCGTTTCGCACCACTAAAAAGGTTTGCCGCCAGTTGGAAGCAGGTGTTCAAGCAATCTTTGGTCCAACAGATGCTCTTCTTGCTGGTCATGTTCAATCCATATGCGAAGCTTATGATATACCCCACATTGAAGTTCGAATTGATCTTGAATATAGTTCAAAAGAATTTTCAATCAATTTATATCCGTCACACACTCTCTTAACTCTAGCATATAGAGATATCATGATGTACTTGAACTGGACGAAGGTGGCAATTATTTATGAAGAAGATTATG GACTATTTAATTTGATGCACTCATCTACTGAGACGAAAGCGGAAATGTATATAAGGCAAGCCAGTCCCGACTCCTATCGTCAAGTCTTACGCGCTATTCGCCAAAAGgaaatttacaaaataatagtGGATACAAATCCATCCAACATTAAAACGTTTTTTAGATCC attttacaACTGCAAATGAATGATCACCGATACCACTATATGTTTACAACATTC GACTTGGAAACGTATGATTTAGAGGATTTTAGATATAACAGCGTAAATATAACTGCATTTCGATTGGTCGATGTTAATAGCAAAAGATATCTAGAAGTTATAGATCAAATGCAGAAATTACAACACAACGGATTACAAAGTATAAATGGAATTCCTTACATACag ACAGAGTCCGCTTTAATGTTTGATTCGGTATACGCTTTTGCCTCTGGGTtacactttttaaatttagataGTCGTCCGAATTTTTCTGTCAAAAACCTCTCTTGCACCTCCGACCAAACCTGGGATGATGGAATTTCATTGTATAACCAAATAAATGCT GCTATTACAGACGGGCTAACTGGAAATATACATTTTGTGGAAGGTCGCCGGGACAAATTTAAACTTGATATTCTAAAATTGAAGCaagaaaaaattcaaaaggttggaTACTGGCAGCCCGAGGGCGGTGTTAACATCTCGGACCCAACGGCTTTCTACGATTCCAATATCGCAAATATAACATTGGTCGTTATGACAAGACAG GCTACCTCGACTCGTATTGTTGGTGGATGCTGGTTCTTTTTTTGCCTTATAATTATATCCTCGTACACTGCCAACTTAGCTGCATTTTTAACTGTTGAACGGATGATTTCGCCTATAGAAAGCGCTTCTGACTTGGCAGAGCAAACAGAAATATCATATGGAACTTTGGAAGGTGGATCTACAATGACATTTTTTAGG gatTCTAAAATTGGTATATATCAAAAAATGTGGCGTTATATGGAAAATCGGAAAGCCGCTGTATTTGTTAAAACGTACGAAGATGGAATTAAGCGTGTAATGGAAGGAAGCTACGCATTTTTAATGGAATCCACCATGCTGGACTATGCAGTTCAACGTGATTGTAATCTAACCCAAATAGGTGGCTTGTTGGATTCCAAGGGTTACGGCATCGCCACACCCAAAGGATCTCCTTGGAGAGATAAAATTTCACTTGCCATTTTGGAGCTACAAGAAAAAGGTATTATTCAAATATTATATGATAAATGGTGGAAAAATACGGGTGACGTTTGCAACAGAGATGATAAGAGCAAGGAGTCCAAGGCCAATGCACTGGGAGTAGAAAATATTG GTGGAGTATTTGTTGTTCTTCTCTGTGGACTTGCTCTTGCCGTTGTCGTGGCTATATTTGAGTTTTGCTGGAACTCcagaaaaaatttaaataccGAAAATCAATCTCTGTGCTCAGAAATGGCACAAGAACTTCGTTTTGCAATGCACTGCCACGGATCAAAATCAAAGCATAGACCACGAAAACGGAATTGCTTAAAATGCTCATCTGGACCAACATACGTTCCGAGTAATATGAGTATGCCAAATGTCGGCGTTCactataattattttaattaa
- the LOC108020349 gene encoding glutamate receptor ionotropic, kainate 2 isoform X6, whose product MIRKKRDTIVKKNIIDRSTLNRICFSYMIFSMLLIANALPPVIRVGAIFTEDERESSIESAFKYAIYRINKEKNLLPNTQLVYDIEYVPRDDSFRTTKKVCRQLEAGVQAIFGPTDALLAGHVQSICEAYDIPHIEVRIDLEYSSKEFSINLYPSHTLLTLAYRDIMMYLNWTKVAIIYEEDYGLFNLMHSSTETKAEMYIRQASPDSYRQVLRAIRQKEIYKIIVDTNPSNIKTFFRSILQLQMNDHRYHYMFTTFDLETYDLEDFRYNSVNITAFRLVDVNSKRYLEVIDQMQKLQHNGLQSINGIPYIQTESALMFDSVYAFASGLHFLNLDSRPNFSVKNLSCTSDQTWDDGISLYNQINAAITDGLTGNIHFVEGRRDKFKLDILKLKQEKIQKVGYWQPEGGVNISDPTAFYDSNIANITLVVMTRQERPYVMVKEDTNLTGNIRFEGFCIDLLKAIAQQVGFQYKIELVPDNMYGVYIPETNSWNGIVQELMERATSTRIVGGCWFFFCLIIISSYTANLAAFLTVERMISPIESASDLAEQTEISYGTLEGGSTMTFFRDSKIGIYQKMWRYMENRKAAVFVKTYEDGIKRVMEGSYAFLMESTMLDYAVQRDCNLTQIGGLLDSKGYGIATPKGSPWRDKISLAILELQEKGIIQILYDKWWKNTGDVCNRDDKSKESKANALGVENIGGVFVVLLCGLALAVVVAIFEFCWNSRKNLNTENQSLCSEMAQELRFAMHCHGSKSKHRPRKRNCLKCSSGPTYVPSNMSMPNVGVHYNYFN is encoded by the exons ATG ATACGAAAAAAACGGGATACTATAGTAAAGAAAAACATAATAGACCGAAGCACCCTTAACAGGATATGTTTCTCATACATGATATTTTCAATGCTTTTAATTGCGAACGCCCTCCCTCCCGTGATACGCGTAG GTGCCATATTTACCGAAGATGAACGTGAAAGCAGTATCGAATCGGCGTTTAAATACGCCATTTACCGGATCAACAAGGAAAAAAACCTTCTGCCCAATACACAACTTGTATACGATATTGAGTATGTGCCCCGAGATGACTCGTTTCGCACCACTAAAAAGGTTTGCCGCCAGTTGGAAGCAGGTGTTCAAGCAATCTTTGGTCCAACAGATGCTCTTCTTGCTGGTCATGTTCAATCCATATGCGAAGCTTATGATATACCCCACATTGAAGTTCGAATTGATCTTGAATATAGTTCAAAAGAATTTTCAATCAATTTATATCCGTCACACACTCTCTTAACTCTAGCATATAGAGATATCATGATGTACTTGAACTGGACGAAGGTGGCAATTATTTATGAAGAAGATTATG GACTATTTAATTTGATGCACTCATCTACTGAGACGAAAGCGGAAATGTATATAAGGCAAGCCAGTCCCGACTCCTATCGTCAAGTCTTACGCGCTATTCGCCAAAAGgaaatttacaaaataatagtGGATACAAATCCATCCAACATTAAAACGTTTTTTAGATCC attttacaACTGCAAATGAATGATCACCGATACCACTATATGTTTACAACATTC GACTTGGAAACGTATGATTTAGAGGATTTTAGATATAACAGCGTAAATATAACTGCATTTCGATTGGTCGATGTTAATAGCAAAAGATATCTAGAAGTTATAGATCAAATGCAGAAATTACAACACAACGGATTACAAAGTATAAATGGAATTCCTTACATACag ACAGAGTCCGCTTTAATGTTTGATTCGGTATACGCTTTTGCCTCTGGGTtacactttttaaatttagataGTCGTCCGAATTTTTCTGTCAAAAACCTCTCTTGCACCTCCGACCAAACCTGGGATGATGGAATTTCATTGTATAACCAAATAAATGCT GCTATTACAGACGGGCTAACTGGAAATATACATTTTGTGGAAGGTCGCCGGGACAAATTTAAACTTGATATTCTAAAATTGAAGCaagaaaaaattcaaaaggttggaTACTGGCAGCCCGAGGGCGGTGTTAACATCTCGGACCCAACGGCTTTCTACGATTCCAATATCGCAAATATAACATTGGTCGTTATGACAAGACAG gaGCGCCCATATGTTATGGTTAAAGAAGATACAAATCTTACCGGAAATATAAGGTTTGAAGGGTTTTGTATTGATCTTCTTAAAGCGATCGCTCAACAAGTTGGATTTCAATACAAAATTGAATTAGTTCCCGATAATATGTATGGAGTTTACATACCAGAGACTAATTCATGGAATGGAATTGTGCAAGAGTTAATGGAACGG GCTACCTCGACTCGTATTGTTGGTGGATGCTGGTTCTTTTTTTGCCTTATAATTATATCCTCGTACACTGCCAACTTAGCTGCATTTTTAACTGTTGAACGGATGATTTCGCCTATAGAAAGCGCTTCTGACTTGGCAGAGCAAACAGAAATATCATATGGAACTTTGGAAGGTGGATCTACAATGACATTTTTTAGG gatTCTAAAATTGGTATATATCAAAAAATGTGGCGTTATATGGAAAATCGGAAAGCCGCTGTATTTGTTAAAACGTACGAAGATGGAATTAAGCGTGTAATGGAAGGAAGCTACGCATTTTTAATGGAATCCACCATGCTGGACTATGCAGTTCAACGTGATTGTAATCTAACCCAAATAGGTGGCTTGTTGGATTCCAAGGGTTACGGCATCGCCACACCCAAAGGATCTCCTTGGAGAGATAAAATTTCACTTGCCATTTTGGAGCTACAAGAAAAAGGTATTATTCAAATATTATATGATAAATGGTGGAAAAATACGGGTGACGTTTGCAACAGAGATGATAAGAGCAAGGAGTCCAAGGCCAATGCACTGGGAGTAGAAAATATTG GTGGAGTATTTGTTGTTCTTCTCTGTGGACTTGCTCTTGCCGTTGTCGTGGCTATATTTGAGTTTTGCTGGAACTCcagaaaaaatttaaataccGAAAATCAATCTCTGTGCTCAGAAATGGCACAAGAACTTCGTTTTGCAATGCACTGCCACGGATCAAAATCAAAGCATAGACCACGAAAACGGAATTGCTTAAAATGCTCATCTGGACCAACATACGTTCCGAGTAATATGAGTATGCCAAATGTCGGCGTTCactataattattttaattaa
- the LOC108020349 gene encoding glutamate receptor ionotropic, kainate 2 isoform X5, with the protein MIRKKRDTIVKKNIIDRSTLNRICFSYMIFSMLLIANALPPVIRVGAIFTEDERESSIESAFKYAIYRINKEKNLLPNTQLVYDIEYVPRDDSFRTTKKVCRQLEAGVQAIFGPTDALLAGHVQSICEAYDIPHIEVRIDLEYSSKEFSINLYPSHTLLTLAYRDIMMYLNWTKVAIIYEEDYGLFNLMHSSTETKAEMYIRQASPDSYRQVLRAIRQKEIYKIIVDTNPSNIKTFFRSILQLQMNDHRYHYMFTTFDLETYDLEDFRYNSVNITAFRLVDVNSKRYLEVIDQMQKLQHNGLQSINGIPYIQTESALMFDSVYAFASGLHFLNLDSRPNFSVKNLSCTSDQTWDDGISLYNQINAAITDGLTGNIHFVEGRRDKFKLDILKLKQEKIQKVGYWQPEGGVNISDPTAFYDSNIANITLVVMTRQERPYVMVKEDTNLTGNIRFEGFCIDLLKAIAQQVGFQYKIELVPDNMYGVYIPETNSWNGIVQELMERRADLAVASMTINYARESVIDFTKPFMNLGIGILFKATSTRIVGGCWFFFCLIIISSYTANLAAFLTVERMISPIESASDLAEQTEISYGTLEGGSTMTFFRDSKIGIYQKMWRYMENRKAAVFVKTYEDGIKRVMEGSYAFLMESTMLDYAVQRDCNLTQIGGLLDSKGYGIATPKGSPWRDKISLAILELQEKGIIQILYDKWWKNTGDVCNRDDKSKESKANALGVENIGGVFVVLLCGLALAVVVAIFEFCWNSRKNLNTENQSLCSEMAQELRFAMHCHGSKSKHRPRKRNCLKCSSGPTYVPSNMSMPNVGVHYNYFN; encoded by the exons ATG ATACGAAAAAAACGGGATACTATAGTAAAGAAAAACATAATAGACCGAAGCACCCTTAACAGGATATGTTTCTCATACATGATATTTTCAATGCTTTTAATTGCGAACGCCCTCCCTCCCGTGATACGCGTAG GTGCCATATTTACCGAAGATGAACGTGAAAGCAGTATCGAATCGGCGTTTAAATACGCCATTTACCGGATCAACAAGGAAAAAAACCTTCTGCCCAATACACAACTTGTATACGATATTGAGTATGTGCCCCGAGATGACTCGTTTCGCACCACTAAAAAGGTTTGCCGCCAGTTGGAAGCAGGTGTTCAAGCAATCTTTGGTCCAACAGATGCTCTTCTTGCTGGTCATGTTCAATCCATATGCGAAGCTTATGATATACCCCACATTGAAGTTCGAATTGATCTTGAATATAGTTCAAAAGAATTTTCAATCAATTTATATCCGTCACACACTCTCTTAACTCTAGCATATAGAGATATCATGATGTACTTGAACTGGACGAAGGTGGCAATTATTTATGAAGAAGATTATG GACTATTTAATTTGATGCACTCATCTACTGAGACGAAAGCGGAAATGTATATAAGGCAAGCCAGTCCCGACTCCTATCGTCAAGTCTTACGCGCTATTCGCCAAAAGgaaatttacaaaataatagtGGATACAAATCCATCCAACATTAAAACGTTTTTTAGATCC attttacaACTGCAAATGAATGATCACCGATACCACTATATGTTTACAACATTC GACTTGGAAACGTATGATTTAGAGGATTTTAGATATAACAGCGTAAATATAACTGCATTTCGATTGGTCGATGTTAATAGCAAAAGATATCTAGAAGTTATAGATCAAATGCAGAAATTACAACACAACGGATTACAAAGTATAAATGGAATTCCTTACATACag ACAGAGTCCGCTTTAATGTTTGATTCGGTATACGCTTTTGCCTCTGGGTtacactttttaaatttagataGTCGTCCGAATTTTTCTGTCAAAAACCTCTCTTGCACCTCCGACCAAACCTGGGATGATGGAATTTCATTGTATAACCAAATAAATGCT GCTATTACAGACGGGCTAACTGGAAATATACATTTTGTGGAAGGTCGCCGGGACAAATTTAAACTTGATATTCTAAAATTGAAGCaagaaaaaattcaaaaggttggaTACTGGCAGCCCGAGGGCGGTGTTAACATCTCGGACCCAACGGCTTTCTACGATTCCAATATCGCAAATATAACATTGGTCGTTATGACAAGACAG gaGCGCCCATATGTTATGGTTAAAGAAGATACAAATCTTACCGGAAATATAAGGTTTGAAGGGTTTTGTATTGATCTTCTTAAAGCGATCGCTCAACAAGTTGGATTTCAATACAAAATTGAATTAGTTCCCGATAATATGTATGGAGTTTACATACCAGAGACTAATTCATGGAATGGAATTGTGCAAGAGTTAATGGAACGG CGTGCTGATCTTGCTGTAGCCTCAATGACAATTAACTATGCTCGGGAGAGTGTTATTGACTTTACAAAACCATTTATGAATTTGGGCATTGGTATACTTTTTAAG GCTACCTCGACTCGTATTGTTGGTGGATGCTGGTTCTTTTTTTGCCTTATAATTATATCCTCGTACACTGCCAACTTAGCTGCATTTTTAACTGTTGAACGGATGATTTCGCCTATAGAAAGCGCTTCTGACTTGGCAGAGCAAACAGAAATATCATATGGAACTTTGGAAGGTGGATCTACAATGACATTTTTTAGG gatTCTAAAATTGGTATATATCAAAAAATGTGGCGTTATATGGAAAATCGGAAAGCCGCTGTATTTGTTAAAACGTACGAAGATGGAATTAAGCGTGTAATGGAAGGAAGCTACGCATTTTTAATGGAATCCACCATGCTGGACTATGCAGTTCAACGTGATTGTAATCTAACCCAAATAGGTGGCTTGTTGGATTCCAAGGGTTACGGCATCGCCACACCCAAAGGATCTCCTTGGAGAGATAAAATTTCACTTGCCATTTTGGAGCTACAAGAAAAAGGTATTATTCAAATATTATATGATAAATGGTGGAAAAATACGGGTGACGTTTGCAACAGAGATGATAAGAGCAAGGAGTCCAAGGCCAATGCACTGGGAGTAGAAAATATTG GTGGAGTATTTGTTGTTCTTCTCTGTGGACTTGCTCTTGCCGTTGTCGTGGCTATATTTGAGTTTTGCTGGAACTCcagaaaaaatttaaataccGAAAATCAATCTCTGTGCTCAGAAATGGCACAAGAACTTCGTTTTGCAATGCACTGCCACGGATCAAAATCAAAGCATAGACCACGAAAACGGAATTGCTTAAAATGCTCATCTGGACCAACATACGTTCCGAGTAATATGAGTATGCCAAATGTCGGCGTTCactataattattttaattaa